The segment AAAGGAAACTGGTTGAGGCAAAGATTACAGATGAAGAAAGGCTATTTCAGGCAAATGCTTGGTTTGCTAAGGGTTATAAACACGGTATAAACAATGAATGGGATGCAGCAATAGAGGCATTTGCTTCTGCAATTGCTCTAAATCCGAGTTATGCTGAAGCTTATGGCAATCTTGGGGTTGCTTATGCCAATAAAGGGCAATTTGACAAAGCTATTGAGAACTACAATAAGTCAATTGCTCTAAATCCGAGTTATGCTGAAGCTTATAACAATCTTGGGGCTGCTTATAGTGATAAAGGGCAAATTGACAGGGCTATTGAGAACTTAAATAAGGCAATTGCCTTGAATCCGAATTATGTTGATGCCTATGTCAATCTTGGGATGACTTATAGAGAGAAAGGACAACTTGACAGGGCAATAGAGAACTTCAGTAAGGCAATTGCGCTGAATCCTAATTATGACAAAGCCTATTTCAATCGTGGGCTTGCTTATGCCAATAAAAGAGATATGGGGAGTGCAATCTCTAATTTTCAAAAGGCAATTATTTTGAATCCGAATAATGCTTTTACCTATATCATGCTTGCGGTTACGTATGATATTGAAGGTGATATGGGGAGTGCAATCTCTAATTTGCAAAAGGCATGTGATTTGGGAAATCAAACGGGGTGCGAGAATTTGCGTAAGGCTTTAAAAAAGAGATAGATAATATGATTGAATCAGAAATATTTAGTTCAGGTTGCAAACCTGAACCAACAAAGGCAATGGACGCTAACGCCATGAAGCGCTGGGCTATTTATATTGATATAGAAGGTTTTTCGAATATTTTTACGGTTGATAGCACCAAAGCAATTAATTTGCTTGGTATTCTTATGAAATTTTTATATGAGATTGGGAATAAAGTTTATCCAAATCACTCAGAGCGATTATTTATCCATCAATTTGGCGACGGATTCCTTATAGTTTCGGACTTTCCAGAAAAAAGTCTGGGAAGACCTATTGCAATTACTGTTGCATTAATGCAAATTTTACTGTGTCACGATGGGGTTGCAAGAGCAGGAATATCTGACGGTGATTACGGAGATTATAAAAGATGTTATCAATTTTTTTTGGGAGAAGGCATAGGAATTGAAGATGGTGTTATCAGACCTGGTTTCGGAATAATG is part of the Deltaproteobacteria bacterium genome and harbors:
- a CDS encoding tetratricopeptide repeat protein, encoding MKHIPTIIIVIILFLPLYVSAQTKEIISEGTYNMGDGETPSVAESRALLQAKRTALEQAGTYVESYSKVINLKLTEDEIQVLASGLMEVEILDKKRTVIGDGIHFWVKIKSKVNPDKIQDLAKRVKEKDVIEDYKKIQEAYGKSQKDIEELKKELAEAKGVKERKLVEAKITDEERLFQANAWFAKGYKHGINNEWDAAIEAFASAIALNPSYAEAYGNLGVAYANKGQFDKAIENYNKSIALNPSYAEAYNNLGAAYSDKGQIDRAIENLNKAIALNPNYVDAYVNLGMTYREKGQLDRAIENFSKAIALNPNYDKAYFNRGLAYANKRDMGSAISNFQKAIILNPNNAFTYIMLAVTYDIEGDMGSAISNLQKACDLGNQTGCENLRKALKKR